ATACTCTATAGTAAGATCATAATCTTTCAGAAGTTCTATCCATCTTCTTTGTCTCAGATTCAATTCTTTCTGACTCAGTATGTacttcaaacttttatgatcaGTGTAGATAAGACATTTCTCGCCATATAGGTAATGTCTCCATATCTTCAAAGCAAATATCACTGCTGCAAGTTCTAAATCATGTGTAGGATAATTCAATTCATGTGGTCTTAACTGCCTTGAAGCATAAGCAATTACCTTTCCCTGCTGCATCAATACACAACCCAACCCATTCTTGGAAGCATCACTGTATACAACATACCCCAAATCTGTAACTGGAAGTGTTAAAACTGAAGCTGAAGTTAAACAATCCTTCAAAGCATCAAAGCTATCCTGACATTGTTGACTCCACACAAACTTCACATCTTTTCTTAGTAGCTTTGTTAATGGTGAGGCAATAATAGAAAAGTCTTTCACAAACCGTCTGTAATAACCAGCCAAACCTAGAAAACTGCGTACCTCATGTACATTACTCGGAGAATTCCAGTTAATTATAGCTTCCATCTTTCTAGGATCAACATAAATTCCCTCTGCTGAGATAACATGGCCAAGAAATACAACTTTCTCTAACCAGAACTCACACTTGCTAAACTTGGCGTACAACTGTTTTTCTCTTAAAGTCTGCAAAACAAGTCTTAAGTGTTCTGCATGCTCCTCCTCAGATCTAGAATACACTAAGATATAATCGATGAAAACAATCACAAAGCTATCTAGATAAGGCTTGAAAACTCtgttcatcaaatccatgaaagcagCTGGAGCATTAGTTAACCCGAATGGCATAACAAGGAATTCATAGTGACCATATCGAGTCCTAAATGCAGTCTTAGGAATATCTGGATTCTTGATCTTTAATTGATGATAACcagatctcaagtcaatcttggagaatACTCTAGCTCCTTGTAGTTGATCAAATAAGTCATCTATTCGAGGCAATGGATACTTGTTGCGAATTGTAACCTTGTTTAGTTGTCTGTGATCAATACACCATCTCATAgttccatctttctttttcacaaacaaCACCGGAGCTCCCCAAGGTGAAAAACTAGGTCCAATGTAACCTTTATCAAGCAATTCTTGCAACTGCACCTTTAGTTCTTTCAATTCAGCCGGTTCCATTCTATACGGAGCTTGAGAAATAGGGTTAGTGCTTGGTTGCAAATCAACACTAAATTCAATCTCTCTATCTGGTGGTACGCCTGGTAGATCATCAGGAAATACATCAGCAAATTCATTCACAACAGGAATATTTTCAAGTTTTACCCCTTCTTTTTCTGTATCTATAACATATGCCAAGTATGCTTCACAACCCTTCTTCAACATTCTTCTAGCAGTTAAAGATGATACCATTCCATAGTGTTCTGAACTTTTCTCACCTTTGAATACAACTTCACCATGTTCTGGTAATTGAAAATGCACCCTCTTTCTATAACAGTCAACAACTGCTTTGTATTTGGATAAAACATCCATACCAAGTATAACATCAAACATCTGATGTGCTAAAGGAACTAAATCTACCTCAAACTTATGATCCTCAATCTGTATCTCACAATCTTTATAAACATGCTGACAAACTACTGACTGATACCACTAAAGCATGGTTCATCACACTCTTGTCTCGAGGTATGCATGATATGAATGATGACACAATGAAAGAATGTGTTGCACCAGGGTCGATTAAAACATAAGCATCCCTACCAAAGATAGTTAACCTACCAGAAATAACATCTGGAGAAGCCGCTGCCTCTTGTTGAGTCAAAGCAAATACTCTAGGTTGTACAACAGGTTTATTAGTTTGGGTACCTTGCATAGGTTGTGCTGAAGTTGAGGCTCCGCCTTCCTTATTCGCATTAAAGCCAGAACCTCGACCTGAACCTCTATCAAAGCCTGACGTTCGACCACCTCTATTTGCAGTACCTTGAAAACCTCTGCCACGACCTGAGCTAAACTGTGCCATACTAGGACAATCCCTCCTAATATGTCCCATGCCACCACATTCAAAGCAAGTTATAGATCTCTTCCTGCTAGCCACACTGCCAACACTATATGCTGGTTGTCTCGCTGAGAAATTGCTATCATGTGACTGAGGTCTCTGTGAACCAGACCAAGATCAGGGTATTTTGTTACCTCTAGATCCTCCAGTGTCTGATTTTCTTTGTTGAAATGAGCTAGTTCCCTTGTTAAATCCCCCTTGTTTTCCAGTCCAAACAGAAGCTTTTTGTTTACTCTCTTGTTCAAGCTCTTCTCTcagcttttctttttctatcaCCTTCTCTACCCAGCCTCTAAACTGTGTTCCCTCATACAATGATAGTTCATTCTTCAAAACAGTTTGCAGCCCCTCTTTGAATCTGTAACATTTTTGAGCTTCTGTAGGAAAGATTTCTGAAGCAAACTTGTAAAGTTCTTCAAATTTATCGATGTATTCCCGCACTGTCATTGAACCCTGCTTTAGAGCAATAAACTCATTCTGCCTTTCTGCATTGTATGCGTCAGTTAAATACTCCCTGCGAAACTCGGTCTTGAATATCTCCCAGGTCAACTGATCTCCTAATAGCAATCTGATCCTAGCAAACCATGCATCTGCTGTATCATGTAGCAAGCCATAAACATTACTGATCTTCTACACATCTGTCAACTCTATAGTATTAAATGACTTATCTGTAGCTCTAAGCCATCTATCTGCTTCTTTGGAATCAATGGAGCCATGAAAATCAAATGCTCCACACTTTTTAGCATGTTCAATGATATCCCCAGGTTTTCTTCTTGTGTCTTGAGCTTGTAGAGTAGCAATGATGGTTTGTGCTAAGATAGCAGGATCTAGTTGTAGGATAGGTACAACTGGGGGTACATGAGGTACTGGTTGATTAACTACATGAGCCCTAGCCTCAGACTCTAATTCATGATCAGTACTACCCCTAGACTCTGCTTCATCCTCTACATTCCTACCCTGTTGGCCAACATTCTCACGTTGAGAAACCCTATCTCCATGACCTTGAGCTTCCATGGTcctataatcaaaattaaataaaataaaatatcaaaaaccaaaGTGAAGAGTCTACAGGACCATCAGACcgaagctctgataccaaaat
This window of the Mercurialis annua linkage group LG5, ddMerAnnu1.2, whole genome shotgun sequence genome carries:
- the LOC126680518 gene encoding uncharacterized protein LOC126680518 is translated as MGHIRRDCPSMAQFSSGRGRGFQGTANRGGRTSGFDRGSGRGSGFNANKEGGASTSAQPMQGTQTNKPVVQPRVFALTQQEAAASPDVISGARFGNDGASRK